Proteins from a single region of Neodiprion virginianus isolate iyNeoVirg1 chromosome 4, iyNeoVirg1.1, whole genome shotgun sequence:
- the LOC124303681 gene encoding cordon-bleu protein-like 1 isoform X3 produces MGLTVTEDTPADMLAGNMELLVQLPPRNDDDYENDETYERDEDEHRHQHGRNHHRYHNHHITNGHHPRRTGNGNARRVTVARSTPMMDLLVQVATSQKLSASSYTLEAIGEHGLVLTHHPNTPIGALDALQVKLLPKQGTFAPMKTRHANQPFEPTFRLQVHLPRNQLYVSRVSSRMNLGKILDEVCREKNLDRNNYELRHPANIEETLDLSLSLQDYHLQEVTLCPKRRPLGSSLSSQDIMALQRQEERRRQEAKQSVFGFAFKKSKESSLSTDSLGERSVSPARSDGTGRSVSPQAPTAPTRPQRKRRPAPKPPLPRAEVETSPSTKGAKNPEKDNEGEREKEREKAERTIISHSRNSSDSSGYHEASVLSDNLDSNIRVPETLPRRSRLQTPSTVESTGRTLAETSQASKSLGNLAAASNQRTSTIARVTSNSSLSSAGLRKKKAAPAPPPPRPLTSSTSIQALERIVDSEESFTSVAETSLPTKASSDVAVGTTKSRLQAQPRVSLGSENRASITPKIDEARVEDKPAAINVDSARFYESPILSEKSAPSVNPSPKIVEVAAIIPNVEIASERKREADAAVQIAPNTSPATTTTDLLKKVSDTLSSSLMRSQATVAAVSSLAKDLEPPVESKKADKPMARDEESASRPDVGEDAPDFIDAHQPALPDWEYQLPEPPSGFRDTEVPTAKEGGKIAITEPVPVRELEKLIADEELKDRTAVEAKRREVSAPVSPTTKVPPINDDDGHHQSKRSRRKSGSENSSRRTSHVSSTPGVAPVDNTLSNFVITTYSRPKNVDIFDEIERADRDPELPLSRKSSSASQTRRESSRSSTSSLPQSEERQLGSVDETPQRPEVAPPVRGDDGSPHMVSRANIKISIVAKPRSRGNSVSGNQALKAAVRDASDDGRGVSDVTVLDEKTANNEKFSQWRENILKKQETPSRERQLQSLQVLRGISLQIEDSQTQPDDTSTAEKAAPTSAVETRVETVKSPNNGETAAEPSPQTTPPAPVAAPIEPHVKRYTYAGPPAIDLGSWSDRSRTKVQIKPDTDYKFEKSPIPGTARIQQDAPKTLNYKEGNAVSRTVLNAVSQTAVTPSVVRNTLTKSSRSEKESTVDNHDRKEPNELARTLITRTTASGFKRPASIAVFESSVTISGEKETQKRPEVVNGTGNQEESNKASAATESEVDTRPLSFKELKQAFAREQNGSVQPVPKFGSLGRRAENSISGTLVRRDNESENQTSFRNEVNGQRGENKTVASEKKNFVTPANRGTAVFQHDVLGTARRTSRGTLMPVVKGFKVVPSEEEPVTLSQDKPHIHRVAIGDISNGNYVAAHNGLRKTVVQIKGDNQISNSNNIPKPPPTMPVITGVTLKSTNANARPKSMIVAADPRNDLLESIRGFGGSGQLRHVSRRTTNIGGGSSSRFVHS; encoded by the exons ATGGGATTGACCGTCACTGAGGACACGCCGGCGGACATGTTGGCTGGGAATATGGAACTCCTGGTTCAGCTACCGCCCCGAAACGACGACGACTATGAGAACGACGAGACGTACGAGAGGGATGAGGACGAGCACCGTCATCAGCACGGTCGGAATCATCACCGTTACCACAATCATCACATCACAAATGGTCATCATCCCCGTCGCACTGGAAACGGAAATGCGCGAAGAGTAACCGTTGCTAGAAG CACACCGATGATGGATCTCCTCGTCCAAGTTGCAACGTCCCAGAAATTATCAGCGTCCAGCTACACCCTCGAGGCTATTGGAGAACACGGCTTGGTTCTTACCCATCATCCTAATACACCGATCGGCGCGCTGGACGCGTTGCAG GTGAAGCTGCTACCCAAACAAGGCACGTTCGCGCCGATGAAGACGAGGCACGCAAACCAACCGTTCGAACCGACGTTTCGGTTACAG GTCCATTTACCCAGGAATCAGCTCTACGTTTCCAGGGTAAGCTCGAGGATGAACCTGGGAAAAATTCTCGACGAAGTTTGCCGCGAGAAAAACCTCGATAGGAATAACTACGAGCTTCGACATCCCG CAAACATCGAGGAGACGCTCGACCTGTCGCTGTCCCTGCAGGACTACCATCTCCAGGAGGTGACGCTGTGCCCGAAACGTCGTCCGTTGGGATCGTCGCTTAGCTCGCAGGACATAATGGCGCTTCAGCGTCAGGAGGAGAGGCGACGTCAGGAGGCGAAGCAGAGCGTGTTCGGTTTtgcgtttaaaaaatcaaaggaGAGCTCCCTCAGTACCGACAGTCTTGGCGAACGGAGCGTATCTCCGGCTCGCAGCGACGGTACCGGAAGGAGCGTAAGTCCTCAGGCTCCGACGGCGCCGACAAGACCTCAGAGGAAACGACGACCGGCTCCGAAGCCGCCGCTTCCTCGCGCCGAGGTCGAGACCAGTCCGAGTACCAAGGGTGCCAAGAATCCGGAAAAGGATAACGAGGGGGAAAGGGAGAAGGAGAGGGAAAAGGCCGAGAGGACGATCATCAGCCATAGTCGCAACAGCAGCGACAGCTCAGGATACCACGAGGCATCCGTACTCAGTGACAACCTCGACTCGAACATCAGGGTACCCGAAACACTGCCGAGGAGAAGCAGGCTTCAGACACCCTCCACGGTTGAGTCTACGGGAAGAACACTCGCCGAGACTTCCCAGGCCAGCAAGAGTCTCGGGAATTTAGCTGCCGCTTCTAACCAGAGAACTTCCACCATTGCTCGCGTCACCAGCAACTCTTCCCTCAGTTCAGCAG gtttgagaaagaaaaaagctgCCCCGGCACCGCCGCCGCCGAGGCCTTTGACCTCGTCAACTTCGATACAGGCTCTCGAGCGCATCGTGGATTCCGAAGAGTCCTTCACCTCTGTAGCTGAGACGTCGTTGCCGACTAAAGCGTCCTCGGATGTTGCCGTTGGTACTACCAAATCAAGACTGCAGGCCCAACCTCGGGTCAGTTTAGGGTCTGAAAATCGGGCCTCGATCACACCAAAGATCGACGAAGCGCGAGTCGAAGATAAGCCTGCTGCGATCAACGTCGACTCGGCTCGGTTTTACGAGTCACCGATACTGTCGGAAAAATCGGCGCCTAGCGTCAACCCGAGTCCCAAGATCGTCGAGGTCGCAGCAATCATTCCTAACGTAGAAATCGCTAGTGAACGCAAACGAG AAGCGGATGCGGCTGTGCAGATTGCACCAAACACAAGCCCCGCAACAACGACGACAGATTTGCTCAAAAAAGTTTCGGATACGCTTTCCAGTTCTCTGATGCGATCACAGGCGACTGTGGCTGCAGTTTCATCCTTGGCCAAAGATTTGGAACCACCAGTAGAGTCGAAAAAGGCGGATAAACCGATGGCGAGAGACGAAGAATCGGCTTCCAGACCGGATGTCGGTGAAGACGCACCGGACTTTATCGACGCTCATCAGCCCGCTTTACCCGACTGGGAATACCAGCTTCCGGAGCCTCCAAGCGGCTTCAGGGACACCGAGGTCCCTACGGCAAAGGAAGGTGGGAAAATTGCGATTACCGAGCCAGTGCCGGTTCGcgaattagaaaaattgatagcGGATGAAGAACTGAAGGACAGAACAGCGGTCGAAGCAAAGCGGAGAGAAGTCAGCGCCCCGGTATCGCCGACTACGAAAGTACCGCCGatcaacgacgacgacggccATCATCAGAGCAAACGGAGCAGAAGGAAGTCCGGGAGTGAGAACAGCTCCAGAAGGACTTCCCACGTCTCGTCGACGCCAGGTGTTGCACCGGTGGACAATACCTTGTCGAATTTCGTGATAACGACCTACTCGCGGCCGAAGAACGTCGACATCTTCGACGAGATCGAGCGGGCCGATCGCGATCCGGAATTGCCGCTGAGTCGCAAAAGCTCGAGCGCCAGTCAAACTCGCAGAGAATCATCCAGGAGCTCGACTTCCTCGCTACCCCAAAGCGAGGAAAGGCAGCTCGGGAGCGTCGACGAAACGCCGCAGAGACCGGAAGTCGCTCCGCCGGTCCGCGGGGACGACGGTTCGCCCCATATGGTCAGCAGGGCGAATATCAAGATATCCATCGTCGCGAAACCCAGGTCTCGGGGAAACTCCGTGAGCGGAAATCAGGCTCTCAAAGCCGCCGTTCGCGATGCTTCTGACGACGGACGCGGTGTGAGCGATGTTACGGTGCTCGATGAAAAGACGGCTAATAACGAGAAATTTTCTCAGTGGAGGGAGAATATTTTAAAGAAACAGGAAACACCGAGCAGGGAACGGCAATTGCAATCTTTACAG GTTCTAAGAGGCATTTCGTTACAGATTGAAGACTCTCAAACACAGCCGGACGACACAAGCACGGCCGAAAAAGCCGCTCCCACTTCTGCCGTTGAAACGAG AGTCGAAACCGTCAAATCCCCGAATAATGGAGAAACAGCCGCAGAGCCGAGTCCTCAAACAACACCTCCTGCACCCGTTGCAGCGCCGATTGAACCACATGTAAAGCGTTACACCTACGCAGGACCACCGGCTATAGACCTTGGCAGCTGGTCCGACAGATCCAGGACCAAAGTTCAAATAAAACCGGATACAGACTACAAGTTCGAAAAGAGTCCAATTCCGGGAACGGCGAGGATCCAACAGGATGCTCCAAAGACTCTGAATTATAAGGAGGGCAACGCTGTTAGTAGAACCGTCCTAAACGCGGTATCTCAGACAGCGGTAACGCCGAGTGTTGTAAGAAATACGCTGACGAAATCATCGAGGTCCGAGAAAGAATCTACGGTCGATAATCACGATAGAAAAGAGCCAAACGAGCTGGCAAGAACGCTTATCACTCGGACTACGGCCTCCGGTTTCAAGAGGCCGGCTTCTATAGCTGTGTTCGAATCCTCGGTAACGATTTCGGGAGAAAAGGAGACTCAAAAAAGGCCGGAGGTCGTTAATGGAACCGGAAACCAAGAGGAGTCGAACAAGGCCTCCGCCGCAACCGAGAGCGAGGTCGACACGAGACCGCTGAGTTTTAAGGAACTGAAACAGGCGTTCGCCAGGGAGCAAAACGGAAGTGTGCAACCGGTGCCGAAGTTTGGAAGCCTCGGTCGAAGAGCCGAGAATTCCATCAGCGGAACGCTCGTACGGAGGGATAACGAATCGGAGAATCAAACCTCCTTCCGAAACGAGGTGAACGGTCAGAGGGGGGAGAACAAGACCGTGGCCTCTGAGAAGAAGAACTTCGTTACGCCCGCGAATCGCGGAACCGCCGTCTTTCAACACGACGTTTTGGGCACTGCACGCCGAACCAGCCGGGGGACTTTAATGCCTGTTGTCAAGGGATTCAAGGTCGTTCCTTCCGAGGAAGAGCCGGTAACTTTGTCGCAAGACAAACCACACATCCACAGAGTCGCGATAGGCGACATTTCGAACGGGAATTATGTAGCTGCCCACAATGGTCTGAGAAAGACCGTCGTCCAGATCAAGGGAGACAATCAAATCAGCAACTCTAACAACATTCCAAAACCGCCGCCAACTATGCCCGTCATAACGGGCGTCACCCTAAAAAGCACCAACGCCAATGCAAGACCAAAGTCTATGATTGTAGCAGCCGACCCGAGGAACGATCTTTTGGAGTCTATTCGGGGATTTGGTGGATCTGGACAGCTGCGACAT GTTTCACGAAGGACTACCAACATTGGTGGTGGCTCAAGTTCGCGATTTGTACATAGCTAA
- the LOC124303681 gene encoding mucin-5AC isoform X2: MGLTVTEDTPADMLAGNMELLVQLPPRNDDDYENDETYERDEDEHRHQHGRNHHRYHNHHITNGHHPRRTGNGNARRVTVARSTPMMDLLVQVATSQKLSASSYTLEAIGEHGLVLTHHPNTPIGALDALQVKLLPKQGTFAPMKTRHANQPFEPTFRLQVHLPRNQLYVSRVSSRMNLGKILDEVCREKNLDRNNYELRHPANIEETLDLSLSLQDYHLQEVTLCPKRRPLGSSLSSQDIMALQRQEERRRQEAKQSVFGFAFKKSKESSLSTDSLGERSVSPARSDGTGRSVSPQAPTAPTRPQRKRRPAPKPPLPRAEVETSPSTKGAKNPEKDNEGEREKEREKAERTIISHSRNSSDSSGYHEASVLSDNLDSNIRVPETLPRRSRLQTPSTVESTGRTLAETSQASKSLGNLAAASNQRTSTIARVTSNSSLSSAGLRKKKAAPAPPPPRPLTSSTSIQALERIVDSEESFTSVAETSLPTKASSDVAVGTTKSRLQAQPRVSLGSENRASITPKIDEARVEDKPAAINVDSARFYESPILSEKSAPSVNPSPKIVEVAAIIPNVEIASERKRVAPVPKPRGLVHGLENAANTSAPPKNSPPYLPSPTPRDQTTQKADAAVQIAPNTSPATTTTDLLKKVSDTLSSSLMRSQATVAAVSSLAKDLEPPVESKKADKPMARDEESASRPDVGEDAPDFIDAHQPALPDWEYQLPEPPSGFRDTEVPTAKEGGKIAITEPVPVRELEKLIADEELKDRTAVEAKRREVSAPVSPTTKVPPINDDDGHHQSKRSRRKSGSENSSRRTSHVSSTPGVAPVDNTLSNFVITTYSRPKNVDIFDEIERADRDPELPLSRKSSSASQTRRESSRSSTSSLPQSEERQLGSVDETPQRPEVAPPVRGDDGSPHMVSRANIKISIVAKPRSRGNSVSGNQALKAAVRDASDDGRGVSDVTVLDEKTANNEKFSQWRENILKKQETPSRERQLQSLQIEDSQTQPDDTSTAEKAAPTSAVETRVETVKSPNNGETAAEPSPQTTPPAPVAAPIEPHVKRYTYAGPPAIDLGSWSDRSRTKVQIKPDTDYKFEKSPIPGTARIQQDAPKTLNYKEGNAVSRTVLNAVSQTAVTPSVVRNTLTKSSRSEKESTVDNHDRKEPNELARTLITRTTASGFKRPASIAVFESSVTISGEKETQKRPEVVNGTGNQEESNKASAATESEVDTRPLSFKELKQAFAREQNGSVQPVPKFGSLGRRAENSISGTLVRRDNESENQTSFRNEVNGQRGENKTVASEKKNFVTPANRGTAVFQHDVLGTARRTSRGTLMPVVKGFKVVPSEEEPVTLSQDKPHIHRVAIGDISNGNYVAAHNGLRKTVVQIKGDNQISNSNNIPKPPPTMPVITGVTLKSTNANARPKSMIVAADPRNDLLESIRGFGGSGQLRHVSRRTTNIGGGSSSRFVHS, encoded by the exons ATGGGATTGACCGTCACTGAGGACACGCCGGCGGACATGTTGGCTGGGAATATGGAACTCCTGGTTCAGCTACCGCCCCGAAACGACGACGACTATGAGAACGACGAGACGTACGAGAGGGATGAGGACGAGCACCGTCATCAGCACGGTCGGAATCATCACCGTTACCACAATCATCACATCACAAATGGTCATCATCCCCGTCGCACTGGAAACGGAAATGCGCGAAGAGTAACCGTTGCTAGAAG CACACCGATGATGGATCTCCTCGTCCAAGTTGCAACGTCCCAGAAATTATCAGCGTCCAGCTACACCCTCGAGGCTATTGGAGAACACGGCTTGGTTCTTACCCATCATCCTAATACACCGATCGGCGCGCTGGACGCGTTGCAG GTGAAGCTGCTACCCAAACAAGGCACGTTCGCGCCGATGAAGACGAGGCACGCAAACCAACCGTTCGAACCGACGTTTCGGTTACAG GTCCATTTACCCAGGAATCAGCTCTACGTTTCCAGGGTAAGCTCGAGGATGAACCTGGGAAAAATTCTCGACGAAGTTTGCCGCGAGAAAAACCTCGATAGGAATAACTACGAGCTTCGACATCCCG CAAACATCGAGGAGACGCTCGACCTGTCGCTGTCCCTGCAGGACTACCATCTCCAGGAGGTGACGCTGTGCCCGAAACGTCGTCCGTTGGGATCGTCGCTTAGCTCGCAGGACATAATGGCGCTTCAGCGTCAGGAGGAGAGGCGACGTCAGGAGGCGAAGCAGAGCGTGTTCGGTTTtgcgtttaaaaaatcaaaggaGAGCTCCCTCAGTACCGACAGTCTTGGCGAACGGAGCGTATCTCCGGCTCGCAGCGACGGTACCGGAAGGAGCGTAAGTCCTCAGGCTCCGACGGCGCCGACAAGACCTCAGAGGAAACGACGACCGGCTCCGAAGCCGCCGCTTCCTCGCGCCGAGGTCGAGACCAGTCCGAGTACCAAGGGTGCCAAGAATCCGGAAAAGGATAACGAGGGGGAAAGGGAGAAGGAGAGGGAAAAGGCCGAGAGGACGATCATCAGCCATAGTCGCAACAGCAGCGACAGCTCAGGATACCACGAGGCATCCGTACTCAGTGACAACCTCGACTCGAACATCAGGGTACCCGAAACACTGCCGAGGAGAAGCAGGCTTCAGACACCCTCCACGGTTGAGTCTACGGGAAGAACACTCGCCGAGACTTCCCAGGCCAGCAAGAGTCTCGGGAATTTAGCTGCCGCTTCTAACCAGAGAACTTCCACCATTGCTCGCGTCACCAGCAACTCTTCCCTCAGTTCAGCAG gtttgagaaagaaaaaagctgCCCCGGCACCGCCGCCGCCGAGGCCTTTGACCTCGTCAACTTCGATACAGGCTCTCGAGCGCATCGTGGATTCCGAAGAGTCCTTCACCTCTGTAGCTGAGACGTCGTTGCCGACTAAAGCGTCCTCGGATGTTGCCGTTGGTACTACCAAATCAAGACTGCAGGCCCAACCTCGGGTCAGTTTAGGGTCTGAAAATCGGGCCTCGATCACACCAAAGATCGACGAAGCGCGAGTCGAAGATAAGCCTGCTGCGATCAACGTCGACTCGGCTCGGTTTTACGAGTCACCGATACTGTCGGAAAAATCGGCGCCTAGCGTCAACCCGAGTCCCAAGATCGTCGAGGTCGCAGCAATCATTCCTAACGTAGAAATCGCTAGTGAACGCAAACGAG TCGCCCCGGTCCCGAAGCCCCGTGGATTGGTTCACGGGTTGGAAAACGCTGCTAACACTTCCGCCCCTCCCAAAAATTCACCGCCGTATCTACCCTCGCCCACGCCAAGAGACCAAACCACGCAAA AAGCGGATGCGGCTGTGCAGATTGCACCAAACACAAGCCCCGCAACAACGACGACAGATTTGCTCAAAAAAGTTTCGGATACGCTTTCCAGTTCTCTGATGCGATCACAGGCGACTGTGGCTGCAGTTTCATCCTTGGCCAAAGATTTGGAACCACCAGTAGAGTCGAAAAAGGCGGATAAACCGATGGCGAGAGACGAAGAATCGGCTTCCAGACCGGATGTCGGTGAAGACGCACCGGACTTTATCGACGCTCATCAGCCCGCTTTACCCGACTGGGAATACCAGCTTCCGGAGCCTCCAAGCGGCTTCAGGGACACCGAGGTCCCTACGGCAAAGGAAGGTGGGAAAATTGCGATTACCGAGCCAGTGCCGGTTCGcgaattagaaaaattgatagcGGATGAAGAACTGAAGGACAGAACAGCGGTCGAAGCAAAGCGGAGAGAAGTCAGCGCCCCGGTATCGCCGACTACGAAAGTACCGCCGatcaacgacgacgacggccATCATCAGAGCAAACGGAGCAGAAGGAAGTCCGGGAGTGAGAACAGCTCCAGAAGGACTTCCCACGTCTCGTCGACGCCAGGTGTTGCACCGGTGGACAATACCTTGTCGAATTTCGTGATAACGACCTACTCGCGGCCGAAGAACGTCGACATCTTCGACGAGATCGAGCGGGCCGATCGCGATCCGGAATTGCCGCTGAGTCGCAAAAGCTCGAGCGCCAGTCAAACTCGCAGAGAATCATCCAGGAGCTCGACTTCCTCGCTACCCCAAAGCGAGGAAAGGCAGCTCGGGAGCGTCGACGAAACGCCGCAGAGACCGGAAGTCGCTCCGCCGGTCCGCGGGGACGACGGTTCGCCCCATATGGTCAGCAGGGCGAATATCAAGATATCCATCGTCGCGAAACCCAGGTCTCGGGGAAACTCCGTGAGCGGAAATCAGGCTCTCAAAGCCGCCGTTCGCGATGCTTCTGACGACGGACGCGGTGTGAGCGATGTTACGGTGCTCGATGAAAAGACGGCTAATAACGAGAAATTTTCTCAGTGGAGGGAGAATATTTTAAAGAAACAGGAAACACCGAGCAGGGAACGGCAATTGCAATCTTTACAG ATTGAAGACTCTCAAACACAGCCGGACGACACAAGCACGGCCGAAAAAGCCGCTCCCACTTCTGCCGTTGAAACGAG AGTCGAAACCGTCAAATCCCCGAATAATGGAGAAACAGCCGCAGAGCCGAGTCCTCAAACAACACCTCCTGCACCCGTTGCAGCGCCGATTGAACCACATGTAAAGCGTTACACCTACGCAGGACCACCGGCTATAGACCTTGGCAGCTGGTCCGACAGATCCAGGACCAAAGTTCAAATAAAACCGGATACAGACTACAAGTTCGAAAAGAGTCCAATTCCGGGAACGGCGAGGATCCAACAGGATGCTCCAAAGACTCTGAATTATAAGGAGGGCAACGCTGTTAGTAGAACCGTCCTAAACGCGGTATCTCAGACAGCGGTAACGCCGAGTGTTGTAAGAAATACGCTGACGAAATCATCGAGGTCCGAGAAAGAATCTACGGTCGATAATCACGATAGAAAAGAGCCAAACGAGCTGGCAAGAACGCTTATCACTCGGACTACGGCCTCCGGTTTCAAGAGGCCGGCTTCTATAGCTGTGTTCGAATCCTCGGTAACGATTTCGGGAGAAAAGGAGACTCAAAAAAGGCCGGAGGTCGTTAATGGAACCGGAAACCAAGAGGAGTCGAACAAGGCCTCCGCCGCAACCGAGAGCGAGGTCGACACGAGACCGCTGAGTTTTAAGGAACTGAAACAGGCGTTCGCCAGGGAGCAAAACGGAAGTGTGCAACCGGTGCCGAAGTTTGGAAGCCTCGGTCGAAGAGCCGAGAATTCCATCAGCGGAACGCTCGTACGGAGGGATAACGAATCGGAGAATCAAACCTCCTTCCGAAACGAGGTGAACGGTCAGAGGGGGGAGAACAAGACCGTGGCCTCTGAGAAGAAGAACTTCGTTACGCCCGCGAATCGCGGAACCGCCGTCTTTCAACACGACGTTTTGGGCACTGCACGCCGAACCAGCCGGGGGACTTTAATGCCTGTTGTCAAGGGATTCAAGGTCGTTCCTTCCGAGGAAGAGCCGGTAACTTTGTCGCAAGACAAACCACACATCCACAGAGTCGCGATAGGCGACATTTCGAACGGGAATTATGTAGCTGCCCACAATGGTCTGAGAAAGACCGTCGTCCAGATCAAGGGAGACAATCAAATCAGCAACTCTAACAACATTCCAAAACCGCCGCCAACTATGCCCGTCATAACGGGCGTCACCCTAAAAAGCACCAACGCCAATGCAAGACCAAAGTCTATGATTGTAGCAGCCGACCCGAGGAACGATCTTTTGGAGTCTATTCGGGGATTTGGTGGATCTGGACAGCTGCGACAT GTTTCACGAAGGACTACCAACATTGGTGGTGGCTCAAGTTCGCGATTTGTACATAGCTAA